Within bacterium, the genomic segment CTCCTACCTTCCAGCATCATTTAGTTTGTTACCTCCCTAAATGTGGAATTAAGTATTGGGCTAGTGGCTAACCTTTGCCCAAGTTGGACTTTCACCAACAAGAACCAATACGCTTTGCTTGGCACACCCATAGAATAAACCTCCTTACCATTTTGTAGGACATTATATACAAAATAATCTTGAAAAAATAGAGAATCAATGCTTGATATAAGAATTTCAAAGGGAGCATTATGCTCCATCATAAATGTATATGCCTTATCCATAAGCGGTCTCTCAATACCTTTACCATTAAGGGTAAAGATAAGAATGTCTATGTCTGAGGAGGAAACATTGGTTTTTTTAGCACAGCTACCAAAAAGAATAATCTTTGCAATTTTTCCTTTAATATCACTTGTCAATAGGTATTCTTTAAAATTATCAAGAAGCCTCT encodes:
- a CDS encoding nucleotidyltransferase domain-containing protein, with translation MDIERLLDNFKEYLLTSDIKGKIAKIILFGSCAKKTNVSSSDIDILIFTLNGKGIERPLMDKAYTFMMEHNAPFEILISSIDSLFFQDYFVYNVLQNGKEVYSMGVPSKAYWFLLVKVQLGQRLATSPILNSTFREVTN